The following is a genomic window from Anaerolineales bacterium.
GATTCAGCTTGGGGTAGCGAGCCTTGGCGGGGATCCCGGCGAATAGCTGGCTGACCTCGGCCACGCCGATGGTCTTGAGCATCTCTGCCCGCTCAGCCTCGGTATGTGGGATGAAGGAGCCGGCGTAGCCGGTTTTGGTGGCTTTGCTCACGCCTGGCGCTCCTGGCAGAAGGCCTCATAGGCTGCCGCATCCATCAAGCCATCCAGCTGAGTTGCATCCCTGATCTTGATCTTGGCCAGCCAGGCCGCGCCGTAGGGATCGCTGTTGATGCTTTCGGGCTGGGTGGGCAGTTGGGCATTGGTCTCCAGGATTTCGCCATCCACCGGCATGTAAACGTCCGCGGCTGCCTTTACTGATTCGACGCTGGCGAAGCCGGCGCCTTTGGCGATCTGCTGGCCGGGCGCGCCGCTGAACTCGACATACACGATGTCAGACAGTTGGTCCTGAGCATAGTCGGTCAGGCCCACGACCCCGCTATCGCCCTCTACACGAATCCACTCATCGTTGGTGGTGTACTTCAGTTCCGCGGGAAAGTTCATATCAGTCCTCCGTCGCCCTGTGGCGACAAACAAAAAGGCGCACACAAACGGTGTGCGCCTCTGTATTGGCCCTGAGAGATTCATATTTTTCCACCGCTTCTTTTGCGAGAGCAGTATCAAAATACTTGCACCATCGGGTTTGGCGATTTCCGCCGCCAAATTTCCAGAGTGAGAAGAACGGCCAGTCCTTTTTACCTGAGAGTTTCATGCGAAGCTATTTTCGCACTTGCCCCTTCGGTGGCTCGTTTGCTGCACTTGAATTCACCAGCAGAACGCCGCTTTTTTGGCGTTCTGCTCTTTGAATGCGCAGCATTCAAACGCTCTCCTAAACCGTTCGATTAAATTGTGGCGAGATTCTAAAAGGCCGCTTGACATACGTCAAGCGGCCTTTTGCGGCGAGAATCGCCCTAGTCGATCTTTTGCGTGCGCAAAAGCACCACGCCGGCGCCACCCAGGGCGCCTAAGAGAGCCGAGGTGACCACTTGGTTAGCCAGGTCATCCATGGAGTACGTGGCGGTCAGGTCGCGCAACGCTCGGGCGAGCGAACCAGAGTCCGAAAGGATCTGCGCCAGCAGCAAGCCGACGATGGCCACCAACACCGCATAGATCGCCCCAGAAAGGGCACCGCCGCCGGCAGCTTCCAGGTAGCTGGGGATGATCTTCTTGTAGATGTGGGTGGCATACATC
Proteins encoded in this region:
- the gcvH gene encoding glycine cleavage system protein GcvH; the protein is MNFPAELKYTTNDEWIRVEGDSGVVGLTDYAQDQLSDIVYVEFSGAPGQQIAKGAGFASVESVKAAADVYMPVDGEILETNAQLPTQPESINSDPYGAAWLAKIKIRDATQLDGLMDAAAYEAFCQERQA